One window from the genome of Natrialba magadii ATCC 43099 encodes:
- a CDS encoding translation initiation factor eIF-1A has product MTEESGRRNLRMPNSDEVFAVVTEHLGGNHVQLRCEDGEERLGRIPGRMKYRTWIEQDDIVVAEPWDWQDEKATIEWRYTSQDADQLRREGHID; this is encoded by the coding sequence GTGACAGAAGAATCCGGGCGACGGAATCTCCGTATGCCCAACAGCGATGAAGTATTCGCCGTCGTAACCGAACACCTCGGTGGCAACCATGTGCAACTGCGGTGTGAGGACGGCGAGGAACGTCTCGGCCGTATTCCAGGCCGAATGAAATACCGAACCTGGATCGAGCAAGACGACATCGTCGTCGCCGAGCCCTGGGACTGGCAGGACGAGAAGGCCACGATCGAGTGGCGCTACACCAGCCAGGACGCCGACCAGCTCCGCCGCGAAGGCCACATCGACTGA
- the cruF gene encoding bisanhydrobacterioruberin hydratase: protein MDSPDSGSEADSSPESASGSGSASASTSTTPTRTSEGSRAVLQHRLESIIRENRFTIAVVFPVIGAVTLVASDLGLLPEPLAYNPLLLLFGTAVMRSPLLVGLLPRIGWWALGCLGVLTAYTYAIEIVGVRTDWPYGAFEYTIQLGPMLLGEVPLALPLFFIPLVLNAYLLTLLVLGERHRNPVLRLAGAVTAVIAVDLVLDPAAVAIGFWEFTPAGVYYGVPVSNYLGWLLSGTIAVVLVDLAFDREALLERVRSCEFILDDLVSFVLLWGSINLLYGNWIPAAIAGLFCLGLFSTGRYDRDLLRTAVPA from the coding sequence ATGGATAGTCCGGACTCGGGCTCCGAAGCGGACTCGTCACCAGAATCCGCTTCTGGCTCTGGTTCCGCCTCTGCCTCGACTTCGACTACCCCAACTCGAACCAGCGAGGGGTCACGCGCTGTGCTCCAGCACCGACTCGAGTCCATCATCCGTGAGAACCGGTTCACCATCGCGGTGGTGTTCCCGGTCATCGGTGCGGTGACGCTCGTGGCGAGTGATCTCGGGCTGTTGCCGGAACCCCTCGCGTACAACCCGCTGTTGTTGCTGTTCGGGACCGCCGTGATGCGTTCGCCGCTGCTCGTCGGCCTCTTGCCCCGAATCGGCTGGTGGGCGCTCGGCTGTCTCGGCGTGTTGACTGCGTACACATATGCAATCGAAATCGTCGGCGTACGGACCGACTGGCCCTACGGCGCGTTCGAGTATACGATCCAGCTCGGGCCGATGCTCCTCGGCGAGGTGCCACTGGCGCTGCCGCTGTTTTTCATCCCGCTGGTGCTCAACGCTTATCTGTTGACGCTGCTGGTGCTCGGCGAGCGCCACCGGAATCCCGTCCTCAGGCTGGCTGGTGCCGTCACGGCGGTGATCGCCGTCGACCTCGTTCTCGATCCAGCGGCCGTCGCAATCGGCTTTTGGGAGTTCACGCCTGCGGGTGTCTACTACGGGGTTCCGGTGTCGAACTACCTCGGCTGGCTGCTCTCGGGGACCATCGCAGTCGTGCTCGTCGACCTGGCGTTCGACCGCGAGGCGCTGCTCGAGCGCGTCCGCTCCTGTGAGTTCATCCTCGACGATCTGGTGAGCTTCGTCCTGCTGTGGGGGTCGATCAACCTGCTCTACGGCAACTGGATCCCCGCTGCCATCGCCGGCCTGTTCTGTCTCGGCCTGTTCAGCACGGGCCGGTACGATCGTGATCTGCTTCGAACGGCCGTTCCGGCGTGA
- a CDS encoding YkgJ family cysteine cluster protein yields the protein MSADTTRRVEVYPDREAVVEFDPNLTFECVDDCTWCCHHGVLLYDRDLLELAQRANLAETTTDFRGEKFVTREAKDREEHVADDGSACAFLREDGLCSLHLEEDWKPARCSVFPLGVWLEDGDLHVDIRESAHDHCDGLNVSERRVIDNLEAFLPELLWELQNPDSEREL from the coding sequence GTGAGCGCTGACACGACACGACGTGTCGAAGTCTACCCCGACCGCGAGGCCGTCGTCGAGTTCGATCCCAATCTCACTTTCGAGTGTGTCGACGACTGCACCTGGTGCTGTCACCACGGCGTCCTCCTCTACGATCGGGACCTTCTCGAACTCGCCCAGCGGGCGAACCTCGCCGAGACGACGACCGACTTCCGCGGCGAGAAGTTCGTCACGCGCGAGGCAAAAGACCGAGAGGAACACGTCGCAGACGACGGCTCCGCCTGCGCGTTTCTCCGTGAGGACGGCCTCTGCTCGTTGCATCTGGAGGAGGACTGGAAGCCGGCGCGGTGTTCTGTCTTCCCGCTCGGCGTCTGGCTCGAGGACGGCGACCTCCACGTTGACATCCGCGAATCTGCCCACGACCACTGTGACGGCCTGAACGTCAGCGAGCGCCGCGTCATCGACAATCTCGAGGCCTTCCTGCCGGAACTGTTGTGGGAACTCCAGAACCCTGATTCAGAGCGCGAGCTCTAA
- a CDS encoding pyridoxal phosphate-dependent aminotransferase: protein MDPDSIHTTGRVPHGGEPDPAVVDASANTNANTPDGVDEVYRNALEESRRYPDDEYAEFRAAAADFVGCEPEQVISTPGGLAAIRLAMELALEPGDEALVPYPSFGEYAREVRLQGATPQFVRYDDMPSLRAAALESASLAIICTPNNPTGDAVDPADLVAFANRCAEAGTTLLVDEAFLGFTDLPSAAAVALESDYAYGREHVIVARSLTKLFGLPGLRAGFAIGFGENRRALESARRAWSLGTPAARVGAHCLRQDEFVRETRERVAEERARVRERVETEPESEPESEPESEPEPESESELGFDVAPSDAPYLLCDVGDRNVDDVIETARERGVAIRDARTFRALDSHVRIAIKDRETNDRVLAALGAGGPEESEGGSGGG from the coding sequence ATGGACCCTGACTCGATCCACACCACCGGCCGCGTTCCTCACGGCGGTGAGCCCGACCCGGCCGTCGTCGATGCCTCGGCGAACACCAACGCGAACACACCCGACGGCGTCGACGAGGTGTACCGCAACGCACTCGAGGAGTCCCGACGCTATCCCGACGACGAGTACGCCGAGTTCCGGGCCGCGGCAGCCGACTTCGTGGGCTGTGAACCCGAACAGGTAATTTCGACGCCCGGCGGGCTAGCCGCGATTCGACTGGCGATGGAACTCGCGCTCGAGCCCGGCGACGAGGCACTCGTCCCCTACCCCAGTTTCGGCGAGTACGCCCGCGAAGTCCGCCTGCAGGGTGCGACGCCGCAGTTCGTCCGCTACGACGACATGCCGTCGCTGCGCGCGGCTGCACTCGAGTCCGCTTCGCTCGCGATTATCTGTACGCCGAACAATCCGACGGGTGACGCGGTCGACCCGGCCGACCTCGTCGCCTTTGCGAACCGCTGTGCGGAGGCGGGGACGACGCTGCTCGTCGACGAGGCGTTTCTCGGCTTTACTGACCTGCCCTCCGCGGCAGCCGTTGCACTCGAGTCCGACTACGCGTACGGCCGGGAGCACGTTATCGTCGCCCGCTCGCTCACCAAACTGTTCGGCCTGCCGGGTCTACGCGCTGGCTTCGCCATCGGATTCGGCGAGAACAGACGGGCACTCGAGTCGGCCCGCCGCGCGTGGTCGCTCGGAACGCCGGCCGCGCGCGTCGGTGCACACTGTCTTCGGCAGGACGAGTTCGTCCGTGAGACACGCGAGCGGGTTGCCGAGGAGCGCGCGCGAGTTCGCGAGCGGGTGGAAACCGAGCCCGAGTCCGAGCCCGAGTCCGAGCCCGAGTCCGAGCCCGAGCCCGAATCCGAATCCGAACTCGGGTTCGACGTCGCGCCGTCGGACGCACCGTATCTGCTGTGTGACGTAGGCGACCGCAACGTCGACGACGTGATCGAGACGGCGCGCGAGCGCGGGGTGGCCATCCGCGACGCCCGCACGTTCCGGGCGCTCGACTCGCACGTTCGAATCGCGATCAAAGATCGGGAGACGAACGACCGGGTGCTCGCGGCACTCGGTGCTGGCGGGCCGGAGGAGTCGGAAGGTGGTAGTGGTGGTGGCTGA
- a CDS encoding fumarylacetoacetate hydrolase family protein has product MRLARIETESGPVVGRYEDGVVHPIDGSGDTDDTDDSTYEVGVDGDLLPPCEPTALYCVGRNYAETLEQMEYERPEEPDFFIKPPASLLAHEEPIPYPDFTDELTYAGELAAVIDEECHDVAEDEVSEVVRGYTIMNDVDALDQQGRTARKAFDGSGPLGPWIETELDATETELEMHTDVAGERRQEATTNLMLFGVAEVVSYLSKRFTFQPGDVVAFGSPANPGLVEPGDTIEITYEGVGTLRNTVAETTD; this is encoded by the coding sequence ATGCGACTCGCACGGATCGAGACCGAGAGCGGACCTGTAGTTGGACGATATGAGGACGGCGTCGTTCACCCGATAGACGGGAGCGGCGATACCGACGACACCGACGACAGCACGTACGAGGTCGGCGTCGACGGCGACCTGCTCCCACCCTGCGAGCCGACGGCGCTCTACTGCGTCGGTCGAAACTATGCCGAGACGCTCGAGCAGATGGAGTACGAACGTCCCGAGGAGCCGGACTTTTTCATCAAACCACCGGCATCGCTACTGGCCCACGAGGAACCGATTCCGTACCCTGACTTTACCGACGAACTCACGTACGCCGGCGAACTTGCGGCCGTCATCGACGAGGAGTGTCACGATGTGGCCGAGGACGAAGTCTCCGAGGTCGTCCGCGGCTACACGATCATGAACGACGTGGACGCGCTCGACCAGCAGGGCCGCACCGCGCGGAAGGCATTCGATGGCTCCGGCCCGCTCGGTCCGTGGATCGAAACCGAACTCGACGCGACGGAGACGGAACTCGAGATGCACACCGACGTGGCGGGCGAACGCCGCCAGGAAGCGACGACGAATCTGATGTTGTTCGGTGTTGCCGAGGTCGTTTCCTATCTTTCGAAGCGATTTACGTTCCAGCCGGGCGATGTCGTCGCCTTCGGCAGCCCCGCAAACCCTGGCCTCGTCGAACCGGGTGATACGATCGAAATTACGTACGAAGGTGTCGGTACATTGCGGAACACGGTTGCCGAGACGACCGACTAG
- a CDS encoding sulfurtransferase, with product MSDYDTDVLVSADWVEDHLNEFQAAESEYRLVEVNSPESPDKGDFPSRYDEGHIPGAVRMQWDEDLSDQDQRDILKKDDFEATVGEHGISEDSTVVFYGNGWIPNWFALFAYWEFKYYGHDDARVLDGGKDYWVNEEYPLTEDEPNFDAVEYTAKGPFESIRAYKDDVDKAREAGIPMVDVRSPAEFSGEIIAPEGLQETAQRGGHIPGASNVPVKTNLRDDGRFKEPDELEELYADEGIDGDESVVTYCRVGERSAIAWFALHELLEYDDVHNYDGSWTEWGNLVRAPIERGESG from the coding sequence ATGTCCGACTACGACACCGACGTACTGGTTTCGGCGGACTGGGTCGAAGACCACCTGAACGAGTTTCAGGCAGCCGAATCGGAGTACCGGCTCGTGGAGGTCAACAGCCCTGAATCCCCCGACAAAGGCGACTTTCCCTCGCGGTACGATGAAGGCCACATCCCCGGCGCAGTCAGGATGCAGTGGGACGAAGACCTCTCCGATCAGGACCAGCGAGACATCCTGAAGAAAGACGATTTCGAGGCGACAGTCGGCGAACACGGTATCAGCGAGGACTCCACGGTCGTCTTCTACGGCAACGGCTGGATCCCGAACTGGTTCGCCCTCTTCGCCTACTGGGAATTCAAATACTACGGCCACGACGACGCACGCGTCCTCGACGGCGGCAAGGACTACTGGGTGAACGAGGAGTATCCACTAACTGAGGACGAACCCAACTTCGACGCCGTCGAGTACACCGCGAAAGGACCATTCGAGAGTATTCGCGCCTACAAGGACGACGTGGACAAGGCCCGCGAGGCCGGCATCCCGATGGTCGACGTTCGCTCACCCGCGGAGTTCTCCGGCGAGATTATCGCGCCCGAGGGGCTCCAGGAGACCGCCCAGCGGGGCGGGCACATCCCCGGCGCGTCGAACGTCCCGGTGAAGACTAACCTGCGCGACGACGGCCGGTTCAAAGAGCCGGACGAACTCGAGGAGCTGTACGCAGACGAAGGCATTGACGGCGACGAATCCGTCGTCACCTACTGTCGCGTCGGCGAGCGCTCTGCGATCGCGTGGTTCGCGCTCCACGAGTTACTCGAGTACGACGACGTGCACAACTACGACGGCTCCTGGACGGAGTGGGGGAATCTCGTCCGCGCGCCGATTGAGCGCGGCGAGTCGGGGTGA
- the cobT gene encoding nicotinate mononucleotide-dependent phosphoribosyltransferase CobT has translation MTRPRLILPAGTTETALIDGISAAGAAPELMAHTPSADVEILEFGAPARSPVTPVSPTGCPTPAAVTRAVREVCGFDVTVVDAGLAKPTSVPTVDLGVEPGNDIREPAAVPDATAIFDRAHGYGASFPDGEDDIVIGETIPGGTTTALGVLTALGEPTSVSSSLPENPVERKRRVVDEALAASDLAAGDCESAPFDAIRAVGDPVQPTVAGIVAGILESTPTASVTLAGGTQMVAVAAILRHAGVDAPLEIATTSFVAAEQGEQLESACAALDCELTVTDPGFADHEREHVAMDRYCAGEAKEGVGMGGALSLVPAGELAAVRDQFEMVCRRLGIESDGSGERSGLDTDPDPDTDIDTDPDTDPDPDTDIDTPSRTDPEPAPNVDHGP, from the coding sequence ATGACTCGTCCGCGTCTCATCCTCCCAGCAGGGACCACCGAAACCGCGCTCATCGACGGCATCAGCGCCGCCGGCGCGGCTCCCGAACTGATGGCGCACACTCCCTCCGCCGACGTCGAGATACTCGAGTTCGGCGCGCCCGCGCGCTCGCCGGTGACGCCGGTCAGTCCGACTGGCTGCCCGACGCCGGCGGCGGTCACGCGGGCCGTCCGCGAGGTATGCGGATTCGACGTGACGGTGGTCGACGCCGGACTGGCCAAGCCGACGAGCGTTCCCACGGTCGACCTCGGTGTCGAGCCAGGGAACGATATCCGCGAGCCCGCAGCCGTCCCGGACGCAACGGCGATTTTCGACCGCGCGCACGGCTACGGAGCGAGCTTTCCCGACGGCGAGGACGACATCGTCATCGGCGAGACGATTCCCGGCGGCACGACGACCGCACTCGGTGTGCTCACCGCGCTCGGCGAGCCGACCAGCGTCTCCTCGTCGCTCCCGGAGAATCCCGTTGAGCGAAAGCGCCGCGTCGTCGACGAGGCCCTCGCCGCGAGCGACCTCGCAGCCGGCGACTGCGAGTCCGCACCGTTCGACGCGATTCGGGCCGTCGGTGATCCAGTTCAGCCGACCGTCGCCGGTATTGTGGCGGGGATACTCGAGTCCACACCCACTGCGAGCGTCACCCTCGCTGGCGGGACGCAGATGGTTGCCGTAGCCGCAATCCTCCGTCACGCGGGTGTCGACGCACCGCTCGAGATTGCGACGACCTCGTTCGTCGCGGCCGAGCAGGGCGAGCAACTCGAGTCGGCCTGCGCTGCGCTCGACTGTGAACTGACGGTGACCGATCCCGGCTTCGCCGACCACGAGCGCGAGCACGTCGCGATGGACCGCTACTGCGCCGGTGAGGCAAAGGAGGGCGTCGGCATGGGTGGTGCGCTCTCCCTGGTTCCAGCGGGCGAGTTGGCGGCAGTCAGAGACCAGTTCGAGATGGTTTGTCGGCGGCTGGGAATCGAATCTGACGGGTCTGGAGAGCGTTCTGGCCTCGACACCGACCCCGACCCCGACACCGACATCGACACCGACCCCGACACCGACCCCGACCCCGACACCGACATCGACACACCTTCCAGAACCGACCCGGAACCAGCACCCAACGTCGATCATGGACCCTGA
- a CDS encoding phytoene/squalene synthase family protein, whose amino-acid sequence MQQEHIDASKQIQRRTGKTFYLATKFLPQRVRHATHVLYAFFRIADEIVDDADGVPPETQRAELESLRAQALGETEPEDPVLEAFRTLCERYEIPDEEINVFIDAMATDITKSRYETAAELDDYMRGSAAAVGVMMTAIMEPEFPETARPHAIKLGEAFQLTNFLRDVREDILDRDRIYLPEETLRKHGVSDAQIEALEFDDSFAAAMAEELQRTEARYRAGVAGIRYLPDDCQFPVLVAAVLYAEHHALIRAQGYDVLTSEPSLSTARKLRCVLQTRWHWQWNRDPEAVFQRVSAVPAADASRGTRHNEHGERTPIQ is encoded by the coding sequence ATGCAACAGGAACACATCGACGCCAGCAAGCAGATTCAGAGACGGACCGGAAAGACATTTTACCTCGCAACCAAATTCCTGCCCCAGCGCGTCCGCCACGCGACGCACGTCTTGTACGCCTTCTTCCGCATCGCCGACGAAATCGTCGACGACGCTGACGGCGTGCCCCCCGAAACCCAGCGGGCCGAACTCGAGTCCCTCCGCGCACAGGCACTCGGCGAGACCGAGCCCGAGGACCCGGTCCTCGAGGCGTTCCGGACGCTCTGCGAGCGCTACGAGATTCCGGACGAAGAGATCAACGTCTTCATCGACGCGATGGCGACCGACATTACGAAGAGCCGCTACGAAACTGCCGCCGAACTCGACGACTATATGCGCGGCTCCGCGGCCGCCGTCGGCGTCATGATGACCGCGATTATGGAACCCGAGTTCCCGGAAACGGCCCGTCCGCATGCCATCAAACTCGGCGAAGCCTTCCAGTTGACCAACTTTTTGCGCGACGTGCGCGAGGATATTCTCGACCGCGACCGGATCTACCTCCCGGAAGAAACCCTCCGTAAACACGGTGTGTCCGACGCTCAGATCGAGGCACTCGAGTTCGACGACTCGTTCGCGGCGGCGATGGCAGAGGAGTTACAGCGGACGGAGGCCCGGTACCGGGCGGGAGTGGCTGGGATTCGCTACCTGCCGGACGATTGCCAGTTCCCGGTGCTCGTTGCAGCAGTGCTCTACGCGGAGCACCACGCGCTGATTCGTGCGCAAGGCTACGACGTGCTCACGTCGGAGCCGTCGCTGTCGACGGCACGAAAGCTTCGGTGTGTGCTCCAGACGCGCTGGCACTGGCAGTGGAATCGCGACCCGGAGGCCGTGTTTCAACGTGTTTCGGCCGTTCCCGCTGCTGACGCGAGCAGGGGGACGAGACATAACGAACACGGTGAACGGACGCCAATTCAATGA
- a CDS encoding adenosylcobinamide amidohydrolase: MTADEPAFQAVRRDGVLRVSRSETEWLSSGWNGGRWQSEAAYNISVPEEWGHQDLGAYVSSRLERAGFQDVAFPERDGRSNSHAQQPGPALLTGVDMTDARGAHCGPVTAYATAGISNPAALPMDPAGGSLPPTDAQTSETDETETTIGTVNVIVGTTRALESGALANLLAVAVEAKTATLLAETGFPGTTSDAVIVGHDPAGTPAAFTGSATRVGAATRACVREAVRSSLHAHYEDGTYTLPDSVADATYGVSTAVEATVFEPTVGEFPADDSVASQDATTVPDSQD, encoded by the coding sequence ATGACCGCTGACGAACCAGCTTTCCAGGCCGTTCGTCGCGACGGCGTGCTTCGGGTGTCACGATCCGAAACCGAGTGGCTCTCGAGTGGCTGGAACGGCGGCCGCTGGCAGTCCGAGGCTGCGTACAACATCTCGGTGCCGGAGGAGTGGGGTCACCAGGATCTCGGCGCGTACGTTTCGTCGCGACTCGAGCGGGCAGGATTCCAGGACGTGGCGTTTCCCGAGCGCGATGGCCGGTCGAACTCGCACGCACAGCAGCCAGGACCGGCCCTCCTCACTGGTGTCGACATGACCGACGCCCGCGGCGCACACTGCGGCCCCGTTACAGCCTACGCGACCGCCGGCATCTCGAACCCCGCCGCGCTTCCGATGGATCCCGCAGGTGGTTCGCTGCCTCCCACGGACGCTCAGACTAGCGAGACAGATGAAACAGAGACCACCATCGGCACCGTCAACGTCATCGTCGGAACCACGCGCGCACTCGAGTCCGGCGCGCTCGCGAACCTCCTGGCAGTCGCTGTCGAGGCCAAGACCGCGACGCTCCTCGCCGAAACTGGCTTCCCGGGGACCACGAGCGACGCGGTGATCGTCGGCCACGATCCGGCAGGTACGCCTGCGGCGTTCACCGGCAGCGCGACCCGCGTCGGCGCGGCGACGCGGGCCTGTGTCCGCGAGGCGGTTCGGTCCTCACTTCACGCGCACTACGAGGACGGGACGTACACACTCCCCGATTCTGTGGCGGACGCGACCTACGGTGTGTCGACTGCTGTCGAGGCAACGGTGTTCGAACCGACGGTTGGTGAGTTTCCGGCTGATGATTCAGTCGCCAGTCAGGACGCAACGACCGTCCCCGACAGCCAGGATTAA
- a CDS encoding prenyltransferase — translation MAVPESVLGLVRSGLRLVGDSSTALSSPPSHADGVSDDSAPAASADSGETSGASETAGRGGFESLSYLFTLSRPRFWFYLAGPVLVGIAYAAESTGDLITLATVALFAYFLVPANVFLYGINDIYDREIDAKNPKKAADEREARYRGQGYVPVAVALCASLAVVLVPLVPSAAWPWIAVFLVLGAAYSAPPVRFKTTPFLDSVSNGLYIAPGAAAYAAVAGTQPPVLAVVGAWLWAMGMHTFSAIPDIVPDRETGIRTTATVLGETRTYGYCAACWLGSALAFAALDVRLGALLLVYPALIATIVATRIDVDRAYWWFPAINTVVGAAMTMGGLWVVLYG, via the coding sequence ATGGCGGTGCCTGAGAGCGTACTCGGACTCGTGAGGTCGGGGTTGCGTTTGGTGGGGGACTCGAGTACCGCGCTGTCTTCTCCACCCTCTCACGCCGACGGCGTCTCGGACGATAGTGCCCCTGCAGCCAGTGCTGACAGCGGTGAAACCAGCGGAGCCAGCGAGACCGCTGGCCGAGGCGGCTTCGAGTCGCTCTCGTACCTGTTCACCCTCTCGCGTCCGCGATTCTGGTTCTACCTCGCCGGTCCGGTGCTAGTGGGCATCGCCTACGCGGCCGAGAGCACCGGTGACCTGATCACGCTCGCGACGGTCGCACTGTTCGCGTACTTCCTCGTGCCGGCGAACGTGTTCCTCTACGGGATTAACGACATCTACGACCGCGAGATAGATGCGAAGAACCCGAAGAAAGCGGCCGACGAACGGGAAGCGCGTTACCGCGGTCAGGGGTACGTACCAGTCGCGGTTGCGCTCTGTGCGTCGCTGGCAGTGGTACTCGTTCCGCTCGTGCCGAGCGCGGCGTGGCCCTGGATCGCCGTCTTCCTCGTTCTCGGCGCAGCCTACAGCGCGCCGCCGGTCCGATTCAAGACGACGCCGTTCCTCGACTCGGTCTCGAACGGCCTCTACATCGCGCCGGGTGCGGCGGCCTATGCCGCGGTTGCCGGCACGCAGCCCCCTGTACTCGCCGTCGTGGGTGCCTGGCTCTGGGCGATGGGGATGCACACGTTCTCCGCGATTCCCGATATCGTACCCGACCGGGAGACTGGAATCCGTACGACTGCAACCGTTCTCGGTGAGACGCGGACGTACGGCTACTGTGCTGCCTGCTGGCTGGGCAGTGCGCTCGCGTTCGCCGCGCTCGATGTCCGACTCGGCGCGCTGTTGTTGGTCTATCCGGCACTCATCGCCACTATTGTCGCGACGCGAATCGACGTCGACCGCGCCTACTGGTGGTTCCCGGCGATCAATACTGTCGTCGGCGCGGCGATGACCATGGGTGGCCTCTGGGTGGTGCTCTATGGATAG
- a CDS encoding phytoene desaturase family protein, which translates to MQPLSGNSVVIVGGGVGGLSTACYLADAGADVRVVEQNDQLGGRASRLERDGFRFDMGPSWYLMPDVFERFFANFDRTPTDYYDLTHLDPHYRIFFKDSTNPDLESAGTRVRTDGDTPATTTMTASSQIPGDRIDITPDLERTKELFEMYEEGAGEALERYLEKSRENYEVGMEHFVYKDRPRLRDYIDPAVARQARGLSLLGSMQGHVENYFDHPQLQQIMQYTLVFLGGSPSNTPALYNLMSHVDFNLGVWYPDGGIGAVIDAFVDLGRELGVEYDTGRPVTKIKGRTGAFLVETTDGALRPDLVVSNTDYAHAEQDLLAPERRGYDADYWESRTYAPSAFLLYLGVEGDVDDLAHHTLVLPTDWEEHFDQIFEDPQWPEDPAYYLCVPSETDDTVAPDGHSALFVLVPIAPGLEDTPEMRDQYRELILDDIETYTGTSLRDRIVFEEDFCVSDFASRYNSYDGTALGLAHTLRQTALFRPPHRSKQVDGLYFTGADTTPGIGVPMCLISGELTAEAVLGDHGGA; encoded by the coding sequence ATGCAACCACTATCCGGGAACTCCGTCGTCATCGTCGGGGGCGGTGTCGGCGGCCTCTCGACCGCCTGTTATCTCGCCGACGCCGGCGCTGACGTCCGCGTCGTCGAGCAAAACGACCAACTCGGCGGCCGCGCGAGCCGTCTCGAACGCGACGGGTTCCGGTTCGACATGGGACCATCCTGGTATCTGATGCCCGATGTCTTCGAGCGGTTTTTCGCTAACTTCGACCGAACGCCAACGGACTACTACGACCTGACACACCTCGACCCCCACTACCGAATTTTCTTCAAAGACAGCACGAACCCAGATCTCGAATCAGCAGGGACTCGAGTACGCACGGATGGCGACACCCCAGCGACAACCACGATGACGGCCTCGTCTCAGATACCGGGCGACCGGATCGACATCACACCGGATCTGGAGCGAACGAAGGAACTGTTCGAGATGTACGAGGAGGGCGCTGGTGAGGCACTCGAGCGCTATCTCGAAAAATCTCGGGAGAACTACGAGGTCGGCATGGAGCACTTCGTCTACAAGGATCGGCCACGGCTGCGAGATTACATCGACCCGGCCGTTGCGCGACAGGCGCGCGGGCTCTCGTTGCTCGGATCGATGCAGGGCCACGTCGAGAACTACTTCGACCATCCGCAGTTGCAACAGATCATGCAGTACACGCTGGTCTTTTTGGGCGGGTCGCCGTCGAACACGCCGGCGCTGTACAACCTGATGAGCCACGTCGATTTCAACCTCGGCGTCTGGTATCCCGACGGCGGTATCGGGGCCGTTATCGACGCCTTCGTCGACCTCGGACGAGAACTCGGCGTCGAATACGACACCGGGCGACCGGTGACGAAAATCAAGGGCCGGACGGGCGCGTTCCTCGTCGAAACGACCGACGGTGCGCTCCGACCGGATCTGGTGGTGAGCAACACTGATTACGCACACGCCGAACAGGACCTGCTCGCGCCCGAACGACGCGGCTACGACGCCGACTACTGGGAGTCCCGAACCTACGCCCCCTCTGCGTTCTTGCTCTATCTCGGCGTCGAGGGCGACGTCGACGACCTCGCCCACCACACGCTCGTTCTCCCGACCGACTGGGAGGAGCACTTCGATCAGATCTTCGAGGATCCGCAGTGGCCCGAGGACCCGGCGTACTACCTCTGTGTGCCCTCCGAAACCGATGATACTGTCGCACCCGACGGCCACAGCGCGCTGTTCGTCCTCGTTCCGATCGCACCGGGACTCGAGGACACCCCCGAAATGCGCGACCAGTACCGAGAACTCATCCTCGACGATATCGAGACGTATACGGGAACCAGCCTCCGGGATCGGATCGTCTTCGAGGAGGACTTCTGTGTCTCCGACTTCGCCAGTCGGTACAACAGCTACGACGGGACCGCACTCGGGCTCGCCCACACGCTCAGACAGACGGCCCTGTTCCGGCCACCACACCGCTCGAAGCAGGTTGACGGACTCTATTTCACCGGGGCCGACACGACGCCGGGGATCGGCGTCCCGATGTGTCTGATCAGCGGCGAGCTGACGGCTGAGGCCGTGCTGGGGGACCATGGCGGTGCCTGA